GGGTCTAGTCCCGTGGTGGGTTCATCGTAAATCACAATCTCGGGTTGATACACAATCGCCCGCGCCAGCCCCACGCGCTTGCGCATTCCGCCCGACAACTCCGACGGCTTCTTGGGCCCAGCGCCCTTGAGGCCGACCATCTCCAGGACGTCAGAAACCTTTTCGGCGATCTCATCGTTGCTGAACTTCTTGTAGCGGCGGAGCGGAAACGCAACGTTTTCATCCACGGTCATCGAATCAAACAATGCTGCTCCCTGGAAAACCATCCCGAACTTGCTTCGGACGCGCAGCAACTCCCGCTCTTCCATGCCGACAATCGGTTCGTCATCGATGAACACCTCGCCCGAATCGGGTTGCAGGAGTCCGATGAGATGCTTGAGCAACACGCTCTTGCCGCCGCCGCTGCGGCCGATAATCACCACCGATTCACCCTTCTCAATCCGAAAGCTCACCCCGTCAAGAATTGTGTGCGGACCGAAGCTTTTGGTGAGGTCGCGCACTTCGATCATAGGAGATCCAGCAGCTTGCCGAGCGACATTGTCAGGAAAAAGTTGGTGATAAGAATCGTGATGGACGAATAGACAACGGATTCCGTGGTGGCCCGCCCGACCCCTTCGGCGCCTTCGCCGCAAAACATTCCCTTGTAACAGCCCACAAGCGCAACAATCCCGCCGAAGATGAACGACTTGATCAAGCCATTCACCACGTCGGTCGCGCCAGTGTATTTGACCATGTTGTACCAGGAGTAGGTGGGATCGATGCCCAGCAGGTAAACGCCGACAAGATAACCCGCCCCGATGCCGACAGCGATGGCTTCAACCGTCAGCAACGGGAGTACGATGTGCGCTGCGACGAGTCGCGGCACGACGAGGTAGTCGACAGGATGCGTTGCGAGGGTGCGGAGTGCGTCAATCTGTTCCGTGACACGCATCGTGCCGAGTTCGGCAGCAATGGCGGCTCCGACGCGACCGGCGACCATCAGGCCAGTGAGGACGGGTCCGAGTTCGCTGCACATTGAAACGCTGACCACGGCGAGCGTGGCGGTGTCCATTTTGACTTTATGAAACTGAAAGTAGGTTTGGGCGCCGAGCACCATGCCTGTGAAAGCGCCGGTGATGAGGACAACCGACTGGGATTTCACGCCCATGAAGTAGATTTGGTAGACGAGGTCGCGCCAGCTGATGCGAAGGCGGATGAGCGACAGGACGGCCTCCCGGGCCAGCAACGAAATCCGGCCAAGCCCTACGAGCCAGACAGCCGCGCGCGAATTGGCCAGGAAATTCATAGTCGCGCGAAAGTAACAAAGGGTATTCGGGTTGACCAGAGCGCAATCCTGCCCAGTGCCGAGGTAGCAGAAGTAGAACCGTCCGATGACTCGTGTGATCCGCTTTTGGGGTGGAGTGTGCCGCAAGGTGCGAAACTGGGTGTCTCAATATTTCCACGAACGTCCAATCAAAAAGCCAAAAACTGAAATCCGTTCGACGTCTCTTTTCTTCGCGGCCTCCGCGGCCTCCGCGTGGGGATATTCGGTCCTGTGCTGGAATTCCAATTGGCGCAAATTCGTCAAATTCGCGCAAACCCGTGTGCCTGTCTGAATCAGTGTGCAATCGAGGATCCGGGATATACAAATGGAGATTCTCGTTTGCCTTCCCGCGCAACTTCGCGATCTTCGATTTGCGGCAATTCCGGCCCTTGGATTGACTTGTAGAAACCCGATCGATAAGTTTTGTATCCATTCGAAAATGTAGCGAAGGCGACCATGCTTGAGATGATTGAAAAATTGCTGATCCTCCAGGACCGTGACAAAAAGATCGCCCGCTTGCGGTCGGAGTTGGAACACATCGGGCCGGAGCGGCAGTCGCTCAAGACGAGGTCATCGGGAGCACAGGCTGCACTCGACGCCGCCAAGCTGCGCGTCAAGGAGCTGGAGTCGCAACGCAAGGATCTCGAACTCGAGGCTCAGGCCAAGCGGGCGTTGATCGAGAAGTACGCCAACCAGCAGCTGCAAACCCGCAAGAATGAGGAATATCGCGCGCTGGCGCATGAGATCGACGGGTGCAAGGAGGCTATCGTCAAACTTGAGGACCGCGAAATCGCGCTGATGGAGCTGGGCGAAGCCGCCCAGAAAGCCGTGGCTGCCGCGACGCAAGTGGCGGCGGAAGCTAAAAAGCTGATGGACGACCAGGTGGCGCAGCTAGGCGCGCGCGAGGAGAAGCTCCAGCAGGAACTTGCCGCGATGGAGGCCAGCCGGCAGGAATTGGCCGGGGCGGTTGACGACGGGGCCCGCGGACGTTACGAGCGGCTCATGAAAAGCAAGGGCGGCAATGTCGTCGTAGGCGTGCAACACGGAGTGTGCGGTGGTTGCCACATGCGCCTGCCCACCCAGATTATCGTGAGCTGCCAGGGGCAGCAGGAGTTGGTCACGTGCACCAACTGCGGGAGGATTCTCTACTACACGCGTGACATGGACCTGGCGGTTGCTGACTGATTTAATCGCTTCAGACTTCATACGCTTGTTTCGTTGCGAGCGGTGGGGTAATTTCATCGCGGTTTTGGAAGGGCGGAGGATCGCTTTTCCTGGAGCAATCCAGGCGAGGAGGAAAGTCCGAACACCGCAGGGCGCGATGCCGCGTAACCTGGCCGCGATGCTTCGGCATTGCAGGCGGGGATACACGCGGGGGACGGCGCCGCGAGGCGTCTCGACGGAAAGTGCCACAGAAAACAAACCGCCTGATTGGATCTCAATTCGTTGGGGTCCGTTGGGTAAGGGTGAAAAGGTGGTGTAAGAGACCACCGCTCCAGGCGCAAGCACGGAGGCACGGAAAACCCCATCGGGTGCAAGGCCAAATAGGGAACCTCGGAGCGGCTCGCTCCAGTGCTCGCGAAAGCGGGCCGGGTTCCGGGTACTGGCTGCTAAGACAAATGATTCTCTCCACCCGCAAGGGTGCAGACAAAATTCGGCTTACAGCCCTTCCAAAACCATTCTTCCTCCCGGCGAGCGTGAGCCAACGCCGTCCTTCCCGGCGCCGGAATTTTCAAAAACCACTGCCGCTCAACGGCAAACGCGGTCACTCCCTATGGAAGGTGGTTTCCCCAGTTGTGACGTCCACCCAGGCAGATCGATGGTGCACGAAGAAAGGACTTGTATGAAATCATTGATTCAACTGAGACATCGAAAGTTTATTGGCGGAATCGCTGCCTGCGCAGTTTTGGCAGCCGGCGTTGCGCAATCAGCAGACAGCCCTGCAAAGACACCCACCGTCAAGGGCGCGGGCGCCTCGAACCTCTCCGGCAATCCGGACAGCGTGACCTCGGGTGGCATTCAGCCCACGACCACGACAACCAGCGGCGGCATGAGCGGCAGTGCCAGTGCAAGCATGCCGAAGGACGCCAAGTCCTTTGTGCGCGACGCGGTGGAAGGAAATGCGGCCGAAGTAGCATTAGCCCAGGTGGCGGAGCGCAAGGCGCAGAACGCGCAGGTGAAGCAGTTCGCAGAGATGATTCGCACCGACCATGCGCAGGCGAACCAGCAATTGCAACCGCTCGCGCAAAAGCATGGCCTGTCAGTCAACCAGCCGTTGGAAGCGAAGCATCAGAAGAAAATGGACAAGCTTCAGGCGCTGAACGGCGCGGAGTTTGATCGTGAGTATTCGACGGCAATGCTCAAGGAGCATCAAAAGACGATTGCGAAGTACGAGCACGCCAGTCGCAATATCACGGACACCGAGGTCCAGCAGTATGTGCAGGCCACATTGCCGAAACTCCGCCAGCACCTCCAGCATGCGCAGCACGCTGCCCAGGCTGCGGGCGTTGATCAGGCGACCCTCTCATCGCTGATCAAGGATACTGACGCGATGGGTGGAACGGCTGAGCACGAGGAAAAAGCCGGCAGCCACAGCACGGGCTCGAAGTCAACGAATCAGCAATAGGTTCGAATAAACAGGGGAATAACAGACACGGCGGTTCCTGCGGGAACCGCCTTTTTTCTGTACCAATGTTGCTCCAAAAAAGGATGAGAAAAGCGCAATCCGCGTGTGTCGGAGCGGGAAGCGCCGTTGGATAGTCGTCACAAATCTGGGGCCCGGGGGCATTGAAAACTCCAGGATTCCACCGAGGCGCAGCAGCAAGCGAAAACGTTATGATGCATACCAAGCCCGACCGCACCGCATGGCTCAAAGGAGGAGAATCCAGATGTAAAACCGGCCCAAGGCTCGCTTCTCATCCGCGCCGCCTCGTATTGCTTGGCGCGCCTGGCGTCGGAAAGGGAACTCAGGCTGAACTTCTGTCTGAACGAATGGGCGCGTGCCACCTTTCCACTGGAGATATCTTCCGCGCGGCCAAGACACTTGATGCTTGCGAACGCAGTCCGACAATGGATCGCGCGCTCGACGCCATGCGGCGCGGCGAACTGGTTTCCGATGAAACCGTGCTTGCGTTGGTCGCGGAACGGGCGGGATGCCTGCGGTGCCGCGGTGGTTTTCTGCTCGACGGATTTCCTCGCACAGTTGCGCAGGCGCAGGCGCTCGACAAGGTTCTCGCGGAACAGGGAGTAACGCTCGAAACCGTGCTGAGCTACGTCATGCCGGTTGAGAAAATCGTTGCTCGCCTGAGCGGCCGCCAGACGTGTTCCGTCTGCAAGGCTGTGTTCCACACGGTGACGCGTCCATCGCGGATCAGCAGCATTTGCGATCATTGTGGTGCTCCACTGTTCCAGAGGGAGGACGATCGGCCTGAATCCATTCGCGTTCGCATGGCTGCCTACGAGACAAGCACTTCACCCCTGGTCGAGTTTTATCGCAGCAAAGGGAGTCTCATTTCCATCAATGCGGAAGGAACGCCTGAGGAGATCTACGAGCGCACGATGCGCGCCTTCGAAGCGCGGATTCACTGAATCGGGCCGACTTCATTGCTGCGCCTTGTCCGGGATGTTCAAGGTGTCGCCTGCCTTCAAGCCGCGGATGTTCAGGGTCGGATTTGCGGACTGCAGATCCTGGAGGGAAACCCCGTATCGTTGTGCAATGCTGCCGACGGTGTCGCCGACTTCGAACCTGTAGGAATGGCGGCGAACATTGGACAACTCGGCGATATCGATTGGCAGCGGCGGTGTCAACGGCGGCTCCTCGGCCGCAGGTTCTGAAACTTCCTGCCCAAGCGCCAGGGCATTTGCGGTGAGTTGTCGCAATTCTGTTTCCTTCACGGCAATCGCCCGCTGCATCGCGGTAAGGTTCGTGTTCGACCGAATGGCTTCCAGTTCCTGGGCGGTCGCCTGATTAATCTGATAGATCGTAGGGGCGGAGGCCGGACTATCGTTATTTTGCGCTGTGCTGACGGATTCACGATAAAGCGGATCCCGAAGCGAAACCAGCTGCTGATACCGTTCCGCGCCGAGGGCCGTCCTCAACGCAGACTCACGCTGCTGCAGGAGATTGTTGCGTTCCAGGATTGCGTTGGGATCATTACGTCCCTCCAGCGCGAGCAACTGCCGGTCTACAAGATCTGTCGCGCGAAACAGCGCGCGGAATTCCTCAGGGCTGCTGTTGAAGTGCCCCAGCGT
The Verrucomicrobiia bacterium DNA segment above includes these coding regions:
- a CDS encoding ABC transporter ATP-binding protein encodes the protein MIEVRDLTKSFGPHTILDGVSFRIEKGESVVIIGRSGGGKSVLLKHLIGLLQPDSGEVFIDDEPIVGMEERELLRVRSKFGMVFQGAALFDSMTVDENVAFPLRRYKKFSNDEIAEKVSDVLEMVGLKGAGPKKPSELSGGMRKRVGLARAIVYQPEIVIYDEPTTGLDPIMADSIDQLILRVRDRLHSTSVVVTHDMRSARRVGHRILMLHNGKIYAQGTPDEIFGSEDPLVRRFIDGISDPQQDLF
- a CDS encoding ABC transporter permease, whose product is MNFLANSRAAVWLVGLGRISLLAREAVLSLIRLRISWRDLVYQIYFMGVKSQSVVLITGAFTGMVLGAQTYFQFHKVKMDTATLAVVSVSMCSELGPVLTGLMVAGRVGAAIAAELGTMRVTEQIDALRTLATHPVDYLVVPRLVAAHIVLPLLTVEAIAVGIGAGYLVGVYLLGIDPTYSWYNMVKYTGATDVVNGLIKSFIFGGIVALVGCYKGMFCGEGAEGVGRATTESVVYSSITILITNFFLTMSLGKLLDLL
- a CDS encoding C4-type zinc ribbon domain-containing protein, yielding MYPFENVAKATMLEMIEKLLILQDRDKKIARLRSELEHIGPERQSLKTRSSGAQAALDAAKLRVKELESQRKDLELEAQAKRALIEKYANQQLQTRKNEEYRALAHEIDGCKEAIVKLEDREIALMELGEAAQKAVAAATQVAAEAKKLMDDQVAQLGAREEKLQQELAAMEASRQELAGAVDDGARGRYERLMKSKGGNVVVGVQHGVCGGCHMRLPTQIIVSCQGQQELVTCTNCGRILYYTRDMDLAVAD
- a CDS encoding DUF4142 domain-containing protein, whose amino-acid sequence is MKSLIQLRHRKFIGGIAACAVLAAGVAQSADSPAKTPTVKGAGASNLSGNPDSVTSGGIQPTTTTTSGGMSGSASASMPKDAKSFVRDAVEGNAAEVALAQVAERKAQNAQVKQFAEMIRTDHAQANQQLQPLAQKHGLSVNQPLEAKHQKKMDKLQALNGAEFDREYSTAMLKEHQKTIAKYEHASRNITDTEVQQYVQATLPKLRQHLQHAQHAAQAAGVDQATLSSLIKDTDAMGGTAEHEEKAGSHSTGSKSTNQQ
- a CDS encoding nucleoside monophosphate kinase, which produces MMHTKPDRTAWLKGGESRCKTGPRLASHPRRLVLLGAPGVGKGTQAELLSERMGACHLSTGDIFRAAKTLDACERSPTMDRALDAMRRGELVSDETVLALVAERAGCLRCRGGFLLDGFPRTVAQAQALDKVLAEQGVTLETVLSYVMPVEKIVARLSGRQTCSVCKAVFHTVTRPSRISSICDHCGAPLFQREDDRPESIRVRMAAYETSTSPLVEFYRSKGSLISINAEGTPEEIYERTMRAFEARIH